The DNA segment AATGTTCAACAAATCCAATTTCAAGGAATGGTTTGACCGGTATAAATATGCCGAATTGGCCGCTACCAGTGCTGCGGTAGCCAGTTCTCAATTTAGCCGGATTTTTGATGGGCTAACGACAGCCTACCTCATCACTTTCTCCGAATACTTTGCCTTTTATGGGGTTATCGTGTTTATGGCTTACAAAAAATTGGTGGAAGCCAATAAATCTCTGGACAGTGATACTTCCTTAAGAGAATTGCTGCTTTTATTGCGAAATTTATTTCTGGAATTTGGTTATCCCGCCGTTTTGGATTTCTTTTTCATCCGTCCGTTTTGCATGTATTGGATGCCACTATTGACTGACAATTATTTTACGGGAATCATTCTCGGAAAAATATCTGCCGACTCTATTTTCTACGGTCTTGCAATCGTGAATTATGAATGGATCAAGAGGAAATAATTGTGTTAATCCATCAAGCACAATATATTTATAATTCTTTCAAAATATCTCACACACCCAGCATCTCGACTGCGCTCGATGTAACAAAATAAATTATAGTCAAAAAAAAACTCCCATTTCTGGGAGTTTTTTTTTAAAATTATTTCTTTTTGCTTTTAGCTTTTTCAGCTTCGGCTTGCTCCATTACTTGTTGCAATTTTTGTTGGAACTTGCCTTGCTTTTTAGGCTCTTTCAATTTGTTTTCTTGAATTTGGGCGTGAATCTTGTCGCTGTCGATGAAATATCTTTTGATGACAATCATGATGCCAATGGTAATCAAGTTGGAAATAAAGTTGTACAAACTCAATCCTGCACCATAACTATTGAAAAAGAACAACATCATAATTGGTGAAATATAAATCATCATTTTCATCATCTTGGCCATATCCGGCATTCCGTCTTGTTGCGGAGCTGCCATTTGTTGGTCACCAGAAGTCATTTTCATGTAGAAGAAAATAGCTATCGAAGCAAGTACCGGAAACAAACTAATGTGGTCTCCGTACAAAGGAACATGGAAAGGCAATTTGATTACCTCATCAAACGAAGATAAATCGTCTGCCCAAAGGAAGCTTTTTTGTCTCAACTCGAAAGCCGACGGGAAAAACTGGAACGAAGCATACATGAACGGGATTTGTATCAAGGCCGGAATACAACCTGCCATTGGATTTACGCCGGCTTTGTTGTACAACTTCATCGTTTCCTGTTGTTTCTTCATTGGGTCTTTCTTGAATTTTTCACCCAATTCGGTAATTTCTGGTCGCAACACTTTCATCTTGGCTTGCGACAAGAATGATTTAAACGTAATAGGCGACATGGCGATTTTAATCAAAATAGTAAAAATGATTATCGCAATTCCATAAGATATATAAGAACTCAAGAATCCAAACAATGGAATAAAAATAAATTTATTGATCCATCCGAAAATTCCCCAACCCAGAGAAATCACTTTCTCCAAATTCTTGTCATAGGATTTTAATATCTTGTAATCCGTTGGGCCAAAATACCAACTCATTTTATAATCCAATTCTCCGTTATCGAATGCCAACGGAATATTGGCCTTGAATTGTTTTGTAAAAGTAGTGTCGATTGCCTCGTCGTTAACCAAATTATTGGATTGCAGTTTAGCAGATCCAAAAGGCTTGTTTGTCAAAAGAATTGAGGTAAAAAAGTGTTGTTTGAATGCAACATAAGTGGCTTTTTCGGAGTCTTCTTTCTTGTCTTGTCCTTGACCTACGTAATCAATTTTACCTTCTTCGTGTTCAAAATAAACTTCAGTATAACGGTTTTCGTAAGCAATACTTTTCTCGTTTCGATACGTTTTCATACTCCATTCCATATCCAATGGTTTGGCAGTATTCAAAACTTTGTTCAACCCTTGCGAACGAAGGTCAAAACCAATCATATAGTCGTTTGGCTTCAAAATGTATTTGTATTCCAAAAACTCGTTGGCACCAGCCTTCAATTTCATCGAAAGGATTTGGTCTTCTCCAACTTTAGTCAAAGTTGGTTCAAAATACAGGTCTTTGGTGTTTAAAGTACGATTGTCGCTTGTATGCAATTGCACATTCAAGTTGGTATTGTTGTCTTTAATCAATTCTACCAATTGCCCGGAACCTTTCTTGAATTTTTCGAAATTTTTCAAGGTGGCTTCTACAATATAACCTCCTTTATTGGCGATTTTCAGTTTTACCACTTCATTTTCGATGGTGGTAAAATCATTTTTTGCAGATGGAAGAGATGCAGAATAAGCAAAACCGCCTAATGTTTTTTGCAACTTAACCAATTGGGTTGAATCTCCTGCTACTACAGCCGTAGGAGTTGCCAGGATTTTCGCCTCCAATACCTTGGCTTTAGTTGCTGATGCCTTGGCAAGTTGTTCTTTCTTGGCTTTGTCGGCTGCAATTGTCGCCTCAGAAGGTTTGTTTTGGTACATTATCCAAATCAAGATTCCAAAAATCAATACGAAACCAATAATCGAATTGAGGTCTAATTTTTTTTCTTCCATTTTAATTTTTTTTCCTCTCCCCGACCCTCTCCAAAGGAAAGAGAGCCGAGTCTTGAATGTGTTTATTTATTATTCTTTTTTTATTAGTTCTATCAAACTGAATTCTGCTAACTGAAAACTGCCAACTATTTTTTCTTTGCTTTCACGGTAGCGGCCACAAAATTCACGAAAAGTGGATGTGGGTTTTCCACGGTACTCTTGTATTCTGGGTGGTATTGTACACCAATGAAAAAAAGATGATCTTCCAATTCCACTATTTCGACCAAACCGGTTTCTGGATTCACTCCAGATGCTTTCAATCCCGCTTTTTCCAATTCGGCCAAATAATGGCTGTTGAATTCATAACGGTGACGATGACGCTCGGAAATTGTCGTTTTTCCGTATATTCTATGAGCCAAAGTGTCTGGTTTTATTTCGCATTTCCATGCTCCCAAACGCATTGTTCCTCCTTTGTCGGTAACTGTTTTTTGGTCTTCCATCAAGTTAACAACAGGATGTTTGGTATCAGGATTCATTTCGGTCGAATTGGCATCGGCATAACCCAAGACATTTCTGGAGTATTCGATAGTTGCCATTTGCATACCCAAACAAATTCCTAAAAATGGTATTTTATTTTCACGGGCATAATGAATCGCTTCAATTTTTCCTTCGATTCCTCTTTCTCCAAAACCTGGAGCCACAAGAATTCCGTCCAAACTTTGCAGTTTTTCTTTAATATTTTCAGTGTCTATATATTCCGAATGGATGGAAATCACGTTTACTTTGGTTTCATTGGCAGCACCTGCGTGGATAAAAGCTTCCAAAATAGATTTGTAGCAATCCTGCATTTCTACATATTTCCCAATCAAACCGATGTTTACGGTGTGTTTTGGGCTTTTCAATCTTCTCAAAAAAGTGTTCCAATGTTTCAAATCTGGAGCTGCTTTTTTAGGCAAATCCAGTTTTTTCAAGGCCACAACGTCAAGACCTTCTTCCAACATCAAATTGGGCACTTCATAAATGGTTGAAGCATCGATGGATTGGATTACGGCTTCTCTTTTCACATTGCAAAACAAGGCCAATTTATTGCGGATTTCATCCGAGATTTCATGTTCCGTTCTACAAACCAAGATATCGGCTTTGATACCGCTTTCCATCAAGGTTTTAACGGAATGCTGGGTTGGTTTTGTTTTTAATTCTCCGGCTGCGGCCAAATAAGGAATCAAGGTCAGGTGAATAACGATGGCGTTGTTTTCGCCCAAATCCCAAACCAATTGACGAACCGATTCGATGTAAGGCAACGATTCGATGTCACCCACGGTCCCTCCAATTTCGGTAATCACGATGTCAAAATCACCAGATTTCCCCAGCAATTGCATTCTTTCCTTGATTTCGTTGGTAATATGAGGTACAACTTGAACCGTTTTTCCAAGGAATTCGCCTCTTCGTTCTTTTTCGATAACCGAAAGGTAAATTCTTCCCGTGGTAACATTATTCGCCTGGGAAGTGGGAACGTTCAAGAAACGCTCGTAATGTCCCAAATCCAAATCGGTTTCGGCACCATCATCGGTCACGTAACATTCGCCGTGTTCGTAAGGATTTAATGTTCCCGGATCAACGTTAAGATACGGGTCAAACTTTTGGATTGTTGTTCTGTATCCTCTTCCCTGTAATAATTTTGCCAATGAAGCTGCAATAATTCCCTTCCCCAAAGAAGACGTTACTCCGCCTGTAACAAAAATATATTTTGTTTGATTCATTCTATTGTAGTTGTTGTGTTTGGTAAATAGTCCAGCAAAGCAGGTTTGCAAAAACGATGCAAAAATACAATTATAAATCGAGAAAAAACTAATTTGGAATTGAGATAATTTTGATTTTATTGGCAAGTGGAATTGGTACTCCTTTTTTTGGTTAAAAATAAAAAACCTACCCAAGATTTACACCTAATGCTGTGCGAAGTCTCCCGACTTCGTACCCGTTCCGGTAGGCAGTAAACACAATCAATAAAAACAAGTTCTAAAATAAGTTTAAAAAGTTGTAACGGCATATAGCAATGGGTACGAAGTCGGTAGACTTCGCACAGCAGGTATAATTTGATTATTTAAACTAGAAATGAAGTGATTTTTTCTTTGTTTTTACAAATTAAAAATAGTTCCGTGCAACAAACTTGCACGGAAGTTAAAACCAAAAAACTTTTCAATTATCTTTATTAAATTTTAGAAAAAAGTTTAGAGTACTAATTCAAATGGTTTTTTAATAACTATTCTTTATTGACAAAACTATACCCATAAGAATTCTAAAATCTTCTTTAAGAGAAGGCGCTTCAGGAATGAATCCATCAGTTTTATAAGCTGCACCAATATTGAAATAAGCCGATTTTGTATTGCTTTTCCAACTGGAAAACCGGAGAGCTAACTCTGATTTTAAGCCAAAACCAAACACTGCTTCTTTATTTCTGAACTCAAGATTTTTTGGCTGATTCCAAAAATCCATTGATGAATTCAGTAAAAATTTATCATTATGAAATACGTAATTGTGTAGATTGACACCTCCTGCCAAGAAAGTATAACTCTTATTGAAATATTGCCTAAAGTAAGGGTTTATTTTATATTTATCTTTTATGGTTAAATAAGCATTTTGTTCCACAAAATCACCAAAAGGAGCCAATGAATAATTTACGGAAAAATTTGCTTTTAAATCTTTAGAAAGAGTATAATTACCTTCTTTCCATATATTTGGATTGAGAGTATTAAGAAATGACATATAAGCCATTCGATTGGCATACGACTTTTCTTCAGCGGTTAAATCATTTCTTTCCGTATAACGATAGAATTCCATTGTAGGTCTGTGCAAATGACGTATCATCCCGTACAAATCGTGACCAACTATGTCACGTTTTAATTCTGGATCTTCACTCTCTTTAATTCCGGATTTCATCGAGAATAAATTAGTAAGATAGTAAAATTGAGTTCCTAGTTTTCGCATTAAATAATCA comes from the Flavobacterium limnophilum genome and includes:
- the yidC gene encoding membrane protein insertase YidC, translating into MEEKKLDLNSIIGFVLIFGILIWIMYQNKPSEATIAADKAKKEQLAKASATKAKVLEAKILATPTAVVAGDSTQLVKLQKTLGGFAYSASLPSAKNDFTTIENEVVKLKIANKGGYIVEATLKNFEKFKKGSGQLVELIKDNNTNLNVQLHTSDNRTLNTKDLYFEPTLTKVGEDQILSMKLKAGANEFLEYKYILKPNDYMIGFDLRSQGLNKVLNTAKPLDMEWSMKTYRNEKSIAYENRYTEVYFEHEEGKIDYVGQGQDKKEDSEKATYVAFKQHFFTSILLTNKPFGSAKLQSNNLVNDEAIDTTFTKQFKANIPLAFDNGELDYKMSWYFGPTDYKILKSYDKNLEKVISLGWGIFGWINKFIFIPLFGFLSSYISYGIAIIIFTILIKIAMSPITFKSFLSQAKMKVLRPEITELGEKFKKDPMKKQQETMKLYNKAGVNPMAGCIPALIQIPFMYASFQFFPSAFELRQKSFLWADDLSSFDEVIKLPFHVPLYGDHISLFPVLASIAIFFYMKMTSGDQQMAAPQQDGMPDMAKMMKMMIYISPIMMLFFFNSYGAGLSLYNFISNLITIGIMIVIKRYFIDSDKIHAQIQENKLKEPKKQGKFQQKLQQVMEQAEAEKAKSKKK
- a CDS encoding CTP synthase, giving the protein MNQTKYIFVTGGVTSSLGKGIIAASLAKLLQGRGYRTTIQKFDPYLNVDPGTLNPYEHGECYVTDDGAETDLDLGHYERFLNVPTSQANNVTTGRIYLSVIEKERRGEFLGKTVQVVPHITNEIKERMQLLGKSGDFDIVITEIGGTVGDIESLPYIESVRQLVWDLGENNAIVIHLTLIPYLAAAGELKTKPTQHSVKTLMESGIKADILVCRTEHEISDEIRNKLALFCNVKREAVIQSIDASTIYEVPNLMLEEGLDVVALKKLDLPKKAAPDLKHWNTFLRRLKSPKHTVNIGLIGKYVEMQDCYKSILEAFIHAGAANETKVNVISIHSEYIDTENIKEKLQSLDGILVAPGFGERGIEGKIEAIHYARENKIPFLGICLGMQMATIEYSRNVLGYADANSTEMNPDTKHPVVNLMEDQKTVTDKGGTMRLGAWKCEIKPDTLAHRIYGKTTISERHRHRYEFNSHYLAELEKAGLKASGVNPETGLVEIVELEDHLFFIGVQYHPEYKSTVENPHPLFVNFVAATVKAKKK